Proteins from a single region of Eublepharis macularius isolate TG4126 chromosome 9, MPM_Emac_v1.0, whole genome shotgun sequence:
- the LOC129335387 gene encoding uncharacterized protein LOC129335387 yields MMRLWEAAGRPRWEDRRFEGTSPDNMFAGEARKGDKTPCRELSMHGATLDDAHQTGILEAIRKNLFGNGASTEKAIPTAGSEHGREVQEGPIYIDSSSTPEEEDCRNMLNRAGPSGITFSNQQQSTSGAVGEGTPVKAEKKSCGTQTIAEASLGDVSIFANLEAIKKSCLETMRKFNERQCTIEKKNRQHQRNIANLKRRLLSLEKELRRLRDDLKKKQWRRMRVQDIRRSPPWFYGELEGGLPLGQFFF; encoded by the exons ATGATGCGTCTATGGGAGGCTGCAGGCCGACCAAGATGGGAGGACAGACGCTTCGAAG GAACTTCACCAGATAACATGTTTGCTGGAGAAGCTAGAAAGGGGGATAAGACACCATGCAGGGAACTGAGCATGCATGGAGCAACGTTGGATGATGCACACCAGACAGGGATTCTGGAGGCCATCAGGAAAAACCTTTTTGGGAACG GAGCGAGTACAGAGAAAGCCATCCCGACTGCAGGATCCGAGCATGGAAGAGAGGTACAGGAGGGTCCCATTTATATTGACTCATCATCGACCCCAGAGGAGGAGGATTGTCGAAACATGTTGAACAGGGCAGGACCTTCGGGGATCACCTTTAGTAATCAACAGCAATCAACCTCAG GTGCAGTGGGCGAGGGAACACCTGTCAAAGCAGAGAAAAAATCATGTGGAACACAGACCATAGCAGAAGCATCACTGGGTGATGTCTCCATATTTGCTAATCTTGAGGCAATTAAGAAAAGCTGCTTGGAGACAA TGAGAAAATTCAACGAAAGACAATGCACCATCGAGAAAAAGAACCGGCAACATCAAAGAAATATTGCCAACCTGAAAAGAAGACTTTTATCATTGGAGAAGGAGCTCAGGAGGCTGAGGGATGACTTGAAAAAAAAACAATGGAGAAGAATGAGAGTACAAGACATACGCAGGTCACCACCATGGTTTTATGGAGAACTGGAAGGTGGACTTCCGTTAggacaatttttcttttga